The following are from one region of the Sorghum bicolor cultivar BTx623 chromosome 2, Sorghum_bicolor_NCBIv3, whole genome shotgun sequence genome:
- the LOC8079212 gene encoding ATP-dependent RNA helicase DEAH11, chloroplastic isoform X1 — MRRSQDRGLFRPPDWVPRPPHHHRDHHYHNEHRYPPHSHPHRDRHYSTEHRYQPRAQHQRDCHVQPPPPPSQFEVLLVRPGSDLSAPTAIEVEALVAGLPSPAPASISVHSSGRHAARLVFASISDAAAAARELWALRLEGLHLLTLDLPHPALAAHASPRIASLFASHASRLLDSDLVALSAARSAELAASIRDVKQRLGSRNRFRDFHLLDLEKKTLESEKKLIDAKIAEYKEAMLSIQRAMSPGSGDKEEGVNLFGAVEGADVDFVRVHMMLLRECRRLKEGLPIYAYRRRILNHILANQVMVLIGETGSGKSTQLVQFLADSGLAGGGSIICTQPRKLAAISLAHRVDEESKGCYGERSVLSYSTLLNSPQGFGTKIIFTTDSCLLHYCMSDRSLNGISYIIIDEAHERSLNTDLLLAMIKKKLLDRLDMRLIIMSATADADRLAEYFYGCQTFHVKGRTFPVEIKYVPDISAEASLNSVSSMSSVASATASYVTDVVQMVNIIHKNEEEGAILAFLTSQLEVEWACETFSDPNAVVLPMHGKLSSVEQNLVFKSYPGKRKIIFCTNIAETSLTIKEVKYVVDCGLAKEYRFVPSSGLNVLKVNWISQSSANQRAGRAGRTGAGKCYRLYPESDFGMMEAHQEPEIRKVHLGTAVLRILALGVTDVKYFEFIDAPDPEAINMAVHNLEQLGAIEYKCSGFELTDTGRDLVKLGIEPRLGKIMLDCFSYGLMKEGLVLASVMANASSIFCRVGTNEEKYKADRLKVPFCHPDGDLFTSLAVYKKWEAGHDNKNMWCWQNCINAKTLRRCQETISELEKCLMHELNIIVPSYWSWNPEEPTMHDTSLKKIILSSLRGNLAMFSGHEKFGYQVISADQPVQLHPSCSLLTYGSKPEWVVFSEILSVPNQYLVCVTAVDRNDVCTVHSMSSFIKQLEESKLQRKVITGIGNKSLRRFCGKCGQNLQKIISLLREDCRDDRIMVDLDFSSSEVSLFAKEHDMEAVFCMVNDALELEAKMLRDECDERRCGGSTIALFGSGAEIKHLELGKRCLTVEILHQNARDIDEKELIGLVYSHVPGIANFHKLGNFQSNADETKWGRFTFLKPDFADDAISKLNGIEFHGSSLKVGPVSAYNHSGLPFPAVRAKVSWPRKPSRGLALVTCASGEAEFIVKDCFALGVGGRYINCEISKKYANCVFVTGVPLHVTEPELYDAFRSTTTRRILDIRLLRGAPTASSSDSECAEALMRAISLFMPNRNFPGQNFRVHVIPPEEKDSMMRATITFDGSFHREAARALDHLQGSVLPCCLPWQIIQCQHVFHSTVSCPMRIYNVISQEVGVLLESFRSEKGVSYNLEKNENGHFRVKLTANATKTIADLRRPLELLMKGKIINHPDLMLSTVQLLWSRDGMEHLKSVEQETGTYILYDRQSLNIKVFGSTDKVAAAEEKLVRALIQLHEKKPLEVCLRGQNLPPNLMKEVIKKFGADLEGLKSEVPAVDLQLNTRRQTLYVRGSKEDKQRVEEMISELIASSDHNAPLPSKNACPICLCELEDPFKLESCGHMFCLACLVDQCESAMKSQDGFPLCCLKNGCKKLLLLADLRSLVPDKLDELFRASLNAFVASSAGLYRFCPTPDCTSIYQVAAAGAEDKPFVCGACSVETCTKCHLEYHPFISCEAYKEYKADPADATLLQWRKGKENVKNCPKCGYTIEKAEGCNHVECRCGCHICWNCLENFKSSEECYGHLRSVHLSY; from the exons ATGCGCCGATCTCAGGACCGCGGACTCTTCCGCCCGCCGGACTGGGTCCCACGGCCTCCCCACCACCACCGCGACCACCACTACCACAACGAACACCGGTATCCGCCTCACTCACACCCCCACCGCGACCGACACTACAGCACCGAACACCGGTATCAGCCCCGTGCCCAGCACCAGCGCGACTGCCACGTGCAGCCGCCCCCTCCGCCGTCGCAGTTCGAGGTACTCCTCGTCCGCCCGGGCTCCGATCTGTCCGCCCCGACCGCCATTGAGGTGGAGGCCCTCGTCGCGGGCCTCCCATCGCCGGCCCCGGCCAGCATCTCCGTCCACTCCTCCGGTCGCCATGCCGCGCGCCTCGTCTTCGCCTCCATCTCggacgccgcggccgccgcgcgcgagCTGTgggcgctccgcctcgagggGCTCCACCTCCTCACCCTCGACCTCCCGCACCCCGCCCTCGCCGCCCACGCCTCGCCGCGCATCGCCTCGCTCTTCGCCTCCCATGCCTCCCGCCTCCTAGACTCCGACCTCGTGGCCCTCTCGGCCGCCCGGTCCGCCGAGCTTGCGGCGTCCATACGGGATGTAAAGCAACGTCTGGGCTCGCGTAACCGCTTCCGCGATTTCCATCTGCTGGACCTCGAGAAGAAGACACTGGAGTCTGAGAAGAAGTTGATCGATGCCAAAATTGCCGAGTACAAGGAGGCGATGTTGTCGATACAGCGCGCAATGTCCCCCGGATCGGGGGACAAGGAGGAGGGTGTCAACTTGTTTGGAGCTGTGGAAGGTGCGGATGTGGACTTTGTGAGGGTGCATATGATGCTGCTGCGTGAGTGCCGGAGGCTTAAGGAGGGCCTGCCGATCTATGCATACCGCAGGAGGATTCTTAACCATATTCTTGCTAATCAG GTCATGGTCTTAATAGGAGAAACAGGTTCTGGGAAGAGCACACAATTggttcagtttcttgctgactCAGGTCTTGCTGGTGGTGGCTCCATCATATGTACTCAACCTCGGAAGCTTGCTGCTATATCTTTAGCACATAGAGTAGATGAAGAAAGTAAGGGCTGTTATGGGGAACGTTCTGTGCTGTCATATTCAACCTTGCTAAATTCTCCTCAAGGTTTTGGCACTAAGATTATATTCACCACAGACAGTTGTCTTCTGCATTACTGCATGAGTGATAGGAGTCTGAATGGCATTTCCTATATTATTATAGATGAAGCTCATGAAAGGAGCTTGAATACTGATCTTCTGTTAGCTATGATTAAGAAGAAGCTGCTTGATAGGCTGGATATGCGGCTCATTATAATGTCTGCCACTGCTGATGCTGACAGACTTGCTGAATATTTTTATGGCTGTCAAACATTTCATGTTAAAGGGCGAACTTTTCCTGTTGAAATTAAATATGTCCCAGATATATCAGCAGAGGCTTCATTGAATAGTGTATCAAGTATGTCCTCTGTTGCTTCTGCTACCGCTTCTTATGTTACTGATGTTGTACAAATGGTAAATATCATCCATAAGAACGAGGAAGAGGGTGCTATACTTGCTTTTTTGACATCTCAGCTGGAAGTAGAATGGGCCTGTGAAACATTCAGTGATCCAAATGCTGTGGTACTTCCGATGCATGGAAAGCTTTCTTCTGTAGAGCAGAATCTTGTCTTCAAAAGCTACCCTGGAAAGAGAAAGATTATCTTCTGCACGAATATagctgaaacatcattgaccataaaagaAGTGAAGTATGTTGTTGATTGTGGCTTGGCCAAGGAATACAGATTTGTTCCCAGTAGTGGTCTCAATGTACTCAAAGTCAATTGGATTTCCCAAAGCTCTGCTAATCAACGTGCTGGCCGTGCTGGCCGAACCGGAGCAGGGAAGTGTTACAGGCTCTACCCAGAATCTGACTTCGGTATGATGGAAGCGCATCAAGAACCTGAAATTCGTAAAGTTCATCTCGGCACTGCTGTTCTGAGAATACTTGCTTTGGGCGTTACGGATGTAAAATATTTTGAGTTCATTGATGCCCCAGATCCTGAGGCTATCAATATGGCTGTGCATAATCTTGAACAACTTGGTGCTATAGAATATAAATgtagtggatttgagctaactGACACTGGACGTGATCTGGTCAAATTAGGCATTGAGCCAAGGCTTGGGAAAATCATGCTTGATTGCTTCAGCTATGGTTTGATGAAAGAAGGTTTAGTCCTAGCCTCTGTTATGGCAAATGCTAGTAGCATATTTTGTAGAGTGGGTACGAATGAGGAGAAATATAAAGCTGACCGCCTGAAAGTTCCTTTCTGTCACCCTGATGGAGACCTTTTCACTTCACTTGCTGTGTATAAGAAGTGGGAGGCTGGGCATGATAACAAAAATATGTGGTGCTGGCAGAATTGTATCAATGCCAAGACCCTGAGGAGGTGCCAGGAAACTATATCTGAACTTGAAAAATGTCTAATGCATGAGCTAAATATTATCGTTCCAAGTTATTGGAGTTGGAACCCTGAGGAGCCTACTATGCATGATACTTCACTAAAGAAGATTATTCTATCATCTCTTAGAGGTAATCTTGCTATGTTTTCTGGACATGAGAAATTCGGGTATCAGGTGATTTCAGCAGATCAGCCTGTGCAACTTCACCCTTCATGCTCATTGCTCACTTATGGCAGCAAGCCTGAATGGGTGGTATTTTCAGAAATCTTGTCAGTCCCGAATCAATATTTGGTATGTGTAACTGCTGTTGATCGTAATGACGTGTGCACAGTTCACTCCATGTCTTCTTTTATTAAGCAACTGGAGGAGAGTAAATTGCAGCGGAAAGTCATTACTGGGATTGGAAATAAATCGCTGAGAAGATTTTGTGGTAAATGTGGCCAAAATCTGCAGAAAATCATCTCACTTCTGAGAGAAGATTGCAGAGATGACCGCATAATGGTTGATTTAGACTTCAGTAGCAGTGAAGTTTCATTATTTGCTAAAGAGCATGACATGGAAGCAGTCTTTTGCATGGTTAATGATGCTTTGGAACTTGAAGCTAAAATGCTGAGGGATGAATGTGATGAGAgaagatgtggtggctctactaTTGCCCTATTTGGCTCTGGTGCTGAAATCAAGCATTTGGAACTTGGGAAGAGATGCCTAACAGTGGAGATTCTGCACCAAAATGCTCGTGATATAGATGAAAAGGAACTTATTGGTTTGGTATATTCTCATGTTCCTGGCATAGCTAATTTTCATAAACTCGGGAATTTTCAGTCAAACGCAGATGAAACAAAGTGGGGGAGGTTTACATTCCTCAAACCAGATTTTGCTGATGATGCCATTTCAAAATTGAATGGGATTGAGTTTCATGGTTCCTCTCTAAAGGTGGGTCCTGTAAGTGCTTACAACCACTCAGGGCTACCATTTCCTGCAGTAAGAGCTAAAGTTTCTTGGCCACGTAAGCCAAGCAGGGGACTTGCACTTGTAACATGTGCTAGTGGGGAAGCTGAATTTATTGTAAAGGACTGCTTTGCCCTTGGGGTTGGTGGAAGGTATATCAACTGTGAGATTAGTAAAAAGTATGCAAACTGTGTCTTTGTCACAGGGGTTCCATTGCATGTAACAGAGCCAGAATTGTATGATGCTTTTCGTAGTACGACCACTAGGAGAATCCTTGACATCCGCTTGCTTAGAGGAGCACCCACAGCCAGCTCTTCCGATTCTGAATGTGCAGAAGCACTGATGAGAGCGATATCACTATTCATGCCAAATAGGAATTTTCCTGGCCAAAATTTCCGTGTTCACGTGATCCCTCCAGAAGAGAAAGACTCAATGATGAGAGCTACCATAACCTTTGATGGAAGCTTTCACAGAGAGGCTGCAAGAGCACTGGACCATCTTCAAGGAAGTGTTCTTCCTTGTTGTCTTCCTTGGCAGATAATCCAGTGCCAGCATGTATTTCATAGTACTGTCTCCTGTCCGATGCGCATATACAATGTCATCAGCCAAGAAGTTGGTGTTCTACTTGAGAGCTTCCGTAGTGAAAAAG GTGTGTCATACAATTTGGAGAAGAACGAGAATGGTCATTTCCGTGTTAAGCTTACTGCAAATGCCACAAAAACAATAGCAGATTTGAGAAGGCCTCTTGAGCTTTTGATGAAAGGAAAAATTATAAACCATCCTGATCTGATGTTAAGCACAGTTCAACTGCTATGGTCCCGTGATGGTATGGAACATTTGAAATCAGTTGAACAGGAGACTGGCACTTACATTCTGTATGACAGGCAAAGTCTGAATATTAAAGTCTTTGGGAGCACTGATAAGGTGGCTGCAGCGGAGGAAAAATTGGTTCGTGCACTTATACAGCTCCATGAGAAGAAGCCTCTTGAAGTTTGTCTCCGTGGCCAGAACCTCCCACCAAACTTGATGAAGGAAGTGATTAAAAAGTTTGGAGCTGATTTAGAAGGACTGAAGAGTGAGGTTCCTGCAGTAGATCTTCAGCTAAACACACGAAGACAGACACTTTATGTTCgaggcagcaaggaggacaagcAAAGGGTGGAAGAGATGATCTCTGAACTGATAGCCTCTAGTGACCATAATGCTCCACTGCCATCAAAGAATGCATGTCCTATTTGCCTGTGCGAGCTAGAAGATCCTTTTAAGCTTGAATCCTGTGGTCATATGTTTTGTTTGGCATGCTTGGTGGATCAGTGTGAATCTGCCATGAAATCGCAAGATGGCTTCCCTCTTTGTTGCCTCAAAAATGGGTGCAAGAAGCTCCTCCTCCTAGCTGATCTGAGGTCTCTTGTGCCTGACAAGCTGGACGAGTTGTTCAGGGCTTCCTTAAATGCATTTGTTGCATCTAGCGCAGGATTATACCGTTTCTGCCCCACACCTGACTGCACATCCATTTaccaagtagctgctgcaggtGCAGAAGACAAACCCTTTGTCTGTGGGGCTTGCTCTGTGGAGACCTGTACCAAGTGCCATCTCGAGTACCATCCTTTTATCTCTTGTGAGGCATACAAAGAGTACAAGGCAGACCCGGCGGATGCGACTCTGCTTCAATGGCGCAAAGGGAAGGAGAACGTAAAGAATTGCCCTAAGTGTGGATATACAATTGAGAAAGCTGAAGGTTGCAACCATGTTGAGTGCAGGTGTGGCTGCCACATTTGTTGGAATTGCTTGGAGAACTTCAAGAGCAGTGAGGAGTGTTATGGCCATCTCAGGTCTGTGCACTTATCCTATTAG
- the LOC8061554 gene encoding cytochrome c oxidase subunit 6b-1: protein MAAEGNAPSLAEEYSLPSQEVQVHNPSEEKSAVRTTAEVVPDKSAETPAADETTVAVKETSETPEVKEPSEKPEAEDSSAAEESSEVSEEAADEKPEIKIETAPADFRFPTTNQTRHCFTRYIEYHRCVAAKGEGAPECEKFAKYYRSLCPSEWIERWNEQRENGTFPGPL from the exons ATGGCTGCCGAAGGCAATGCTCCGTCGCTCGCCGAG GAATATTCGCTGCCATCCCAAGAGGTCCAAGTACATAATCCATCTGAGGAGAAATCTGCTGTCAGGACTACGGCTGAAGTCGTCCCTGACAAAAGTGCTGAAACTCCAGCAGCTGATGAGACCACTGTTGCTGTCAAAGAAACAAGTGAAACTCCAGAGGTGAAAGAACCCTCCGAGAAGCCAGAAGCTGAGGACAGCTCTGCTGCTGAAGAAAGTAGTGAGGTCTCTGAGGAAGCAGCTGATGAGAAACCAGAAATTAAG ATTGAGACAGCTCCAGCAGATTTTCGTTTCCCAACAACAAATCAAACAAGACATTGCTTCACACGCTATATTGAATATCATAG GTGCGTAGCTGCAAAAGGGGAGGGTGCTCCTGAGTGTGAAAAGTTTGCTAAGTACTACAGATCACTCTGCCCAAGTGAATGG ATTGAGCGTTGGAACGAGCAACGTGAAAACGGCACGTTCCCTGGACCCCTGTAA
- the LOC8079212 gene encoding ATP-dependent RNA helicase DEAH11, chloroplastic isoform X2, with protein MVLIGETGSGKSTQLVQFLADSGLAGGGSIICTQPRKLAAISLAHRVDEESKGCYGERSVLSYSTLLNSPQGFGTKIIFTTDSCLLHYCMSDRSLNGISYIIIDEAHERSLNTDLLLAMIKKKLLDRLDMRLIIMSATADADRLAEYFYGCQTFHVKGRTFPVEIKYVPDISAEASLNSVSSMSSVASATASYVTDVVQMVNIIHKNEEEGAILAFLTSQLEVEWACETFSDPNAVVLPMHGKLSSVEQNLVFKSYPGKRKIIFCTNIAETSLTIKEVKYVVDCGLAKEYRFVPSSGLNVLKVNWISQSSANQRAGRAGRTGAGKCYRLYPESDFGMMEAHQEPEIRKVHLGTAVLRILALGVTDVKYFEFIDAPDPEAINMAVHNLEQLGAIEYKCSGFELTDTGRDLVKLGIEPRLGKIMLDCFSYGLMKEGLVLASVMANASSIFCRVGTNEEKYKADRLKVPFCHPDGDLFTSLAVYKKWEAGHDNKNMWCWQNCINAKTLRRCQETISELEKCLMHELNIIVPSYWSWNPEEPTMHDTSLKKIILSSLRGNLAMFSGHEKFGYQVISADQPVQLHPSCSLLTYGSKPEWVVFSEILSVPNQYLVCVTAVDRNDVCTVHSMSSFIKQLEESKLQRKVITGIGNKSLRRFCGKCGQNLQKIISLLREDCRDDRIMVDLDFSSSEVSLFAKEHDMEAVFCMVNDALELEAKMLRDECDERRCGGSTIALFGSGAEIKHLELGKRCLTVEILHQNARDIDEKELIGLVYSHVPGIANFHKLGNFQSNADETKWGRFTFLKPDFADDAISKLNGIEFHGSSLKVGPVSAYNHSGLPFPAVRAKVSWPRKPSRGLALVTCASGEAEFIVKDCFALGVGGRYINCEISKKYANCVFVTGVPLHVTEPELYDAFRSTTTRRILDIRLLRGAPTASSSDSECAEALMRAISLFMPNRNFPGQNFRVHVIPPEEKDSMMRATITFDGSFHREAARALDHLQGSVLPCCLPWQIIQCQHVFHSTVSCPMRIYNVISQEVGVLLESFRSEKGVSYNLEKNENGHFRVKLTANATKTIADLRRPLELLMKGKIINHPDLMLSTVQLLWSRDGMEHLKSVEQETGTYILYDRQSLNIKVFGSTDKVAAAEEKLVRALIQLHEKKPLEVCLRGQNLPPNLMKEVIKKFGADLEGLKSEVPAVDLQLNTRRQTLYVRGSKEDKQRVEEMISELIASSDHNAPLPSKNACPICLCELEDPFKLESCGHMFCLACLVDQCESAMKSQDGFPLCCLKNGCKKLLLLADLRSLVPDKLDELFRASLNAFVASSAGLYRFCPTPDCTSIYQVAAAGAEDKPFVCGACSVETCTKCHLEYHPFISCEAYKEYKADPADATLLQWRKGKENVKNCPKCGYTIEKAEGCNHVECRCGCHICWNCLENFKSSEECYGHLRSVHLSY; from the exons ATGGTCTTAATAGGAGAAACAGGTTCTGGGAAGAGCACACAATTggttcagtttcttgctgactCAGGTCTTGCTGGTGGTGGCTCCATCATATGTACTCAACCTCGGAAGCTTGCTGCTATATCTTTAGCACATAGAGTAGATGAAGAAAGTAAGGGCTGTTATGGGGAACGTTCTGTGCTGTCATATTCAACCTTGCTAAATTCTCCTCAAGGTTTTGGCACTAAGATTATATTCACCACAGACAGTTGTCTTCTGCATTACTGCATGAGTGATAGGAGTCTGAATGGCATTTCCTATATTATTATAGATGAAGCTCATGAAAGGAGCTTGAATACTGATCTTCTGTTAGCTATGATTAAGAAGAAGCTGCTTGATAGGCTGGATATGCGGCTCATTATAATGTCTGCCACTGCTGATGCTGACAGACTTGCTGAATATTTTTATGGCTGTCAAACATTTCATGTTAAAGGGCGAACTTTTCCTGTTGAAATTAAATATGTCCCAGATATATCAGCAGAGGCTTCATTGAATAGTGTATCAAGTATGTCCTCTGTTGCTTCTGCTACCGCTTCTTATGTTACTGATGTTGTACAAATGGTAAATATCATCCATAAGAACGAGGAAGAGGGTGCTATACTTGCTTTTTTGACATCTCAGCTGGAAGTAGAATGGGCCTGTGAAACATTCAGTGATCCAAATGCTGTGGTACTTCCGATGCATGGAAAGCTTTCTTCTGTAGAGCAGAATCTTGTCTTCAAAAGCTACCCTGGAAAGAGAAAGATTATCTTCTGCACGAATATagctgaaacatcattgaccataaaagaAGTGAAGTATGTTGTTGATTGTGGCTTGGCCAAGGAATACAGATTTGTTCCCAGTAGTGGTCTCAATGTACTCAAAGTCAATTGGATTTCCCAAAGCTCTGCTAATCAACGTGCTGGCCGTGCTGGCCGAACCGGAGCAGGGAAGTGTTACAGGCTCTACCCAGAATCTGACTTCGGTATGATGGAAGCGCATCAAGAACCTGAAATTCGTAAAGTTCATCTCGGCACTGCTGTTCTGAGAATACTTGCTTTGGGCGTTACGGATGTAAAATATTTTGAGTTCATTGATGCCCCAGATCCTGAGGCTATCAATATGGCTGTGCATAATCTTGAACAACTTGGTGCTATAGAATATAAATgtagtggatttgagctaactGACACTGGACGTGATCTGGTCAAATTAGGCATTGAGCCAAGGCTTGGGAAAATCATGCTTGATTGCTTCAGCTATGGTTTGATGAAAGAAGGTTTAGTCCTAGCCTCTGTTATGGCAAATGCTAGTAGCATATTTTGTAGAGTGGGTACGAATGAGGAGAAATATAAAGCTGACCGCCTGAAAGTTCCTTTCTGTCACCCTGATGGAGACCTTTTCACTTCACTTGCTGTGTATAAGAAGTGGGAGGCTGGGCATGATAACAAAAATATGTGGTGCTGGCAGAATTGTATCAATGCCAAGACCCTGAGGAGGTGCCAGGAAACTATATCTGAACTTGAAAAATGTCTAATGCATGAGCTAAATATTATCGTTCCAAGTTATTGGAGTTGGAACCCTGAGGAGCCTACTATGCATGATACTTCACTAAAGAAGATTATTCTATCATCTCTTAGAGGTAATCTTGCTATGTTTTCTGGACATGAGAAATTCGGGTATCAGGTGATTTCAGCAGATCAGCCTGTGCAACTTCACCCTTCATGCTCATTGCTCACTTATGGCAGCAAGCCTGAATGGGTGGTATTTTCAGAAATCTTGTCAGTCCCGAATCAATATTTGGTATGTGTAACTGCTGTTGATCGTAATGACGTGTGCACAGTTCACTCCATGTCTTCTTTTATTAAGCAACTGGAGGAGAGTAAATTGCAGCGGAAAGTCATTACTGGGATTGGAAATAAATCGCTGAGAAGATTTTGTGGTAAATGTGGCCAAAATCTGCAGAAAATCATCTCACTTCTGAGAGAAGATTGCAGAGATGACCGCATAATGGTTGATTTAGACTTCAGTAGCAGTGAAGTTTCATTATTTGCTAAAGAGCATGACATGGAAGCAGTCTTTTGCATGGTTAATGATGCTTTGGAACTTGAAGCTAAAATGCTGAGGGATGAATGTGATGAGAgaagatgtggtggctctactaTTGCCCTATTTGGCTCTGGTGCTGAAATCAAGCATTTGGAACTTGGGAAGAGATGCCTAACAGTGGAGATTCTGCACCAAAATGCTCGTGATATAGATGAAAAGGAACTTATTGGTTTGGTATATTCTCATGTTCCTGGCATAGCTAATTTTCATAAACTCGGGAATTTTCAGTCAAACGCAGATGAAACAAAGTGGGGGAGGTTTACATTCCTCAAACCAGATTTTGCTGATGATGCCATTTCAAAATTGAATGGGATTGAGTTTCATGGTTCCTCTCTAAAGGTGGGTCCTGTAAGTGCTTACAACCACTCAGGGCTACCATTTCCTGCAGTAAGAGCTAAAGTTTCTTGGCCACGTAAGCCAAGCAGGGGACTTGCACTTGTAACATGTGCTAGTGGGGAAGCTGAATTTATTGTAAAGGACTGCTTTGCCCTTGGGGTTGGTGGAAGGTATATCAACTGTGAGATTAGTAAAAAGTATGCAAACTGTGTCTTTGTCACAGGGGTTCCATTGCATGTAACAGAGCCAGAATTGTATGATGCTTTTCGTAGTACGACCACTAGGAGAATCCTTGACATCCGCTTGCTTAGAGGAGCACCCACAGCCAGCTCTTCCGATTCTGAATGTGCAGAAGCACTGATGAGAGCGATATCACTATTCATGCCAAATAGGAATTTTCCTGGCCAAAATTTCCGTGTTCACGTGATCCCTCCAGAAGAGAAAGACTCAATGATGAGAGCTACCATAACCTTTGATGGAAGCTTTCACAGAGAGGCTGCAAGAGCACTGGACCATCTTCAAGGAAGTGTTCTTCCTTGTTGTCTTCCTTGGCAGATAATCCAGTGCCAGCATGTATTTCATAGTACTGTCTCCTGTCCGATGCGCATATACAATGTCATCAGCCAAGAAGTTGGTGTTCTACTTGAGAGCTTCCGTAGTGAAAAAG GTGTGTCATACAATTTGGAGAAGAACGAGAATGGTCATTTCCGTGTTAAGCTTACTGCAAATGCCACAAAAACAATAGCAGATTTGAGAAGGCCTCTTGAGCTTTTGATGAAAGGAAAAATTATAAACCATCCTGATCTGATGTTAAGCACAGTTCAACTGCTATGGTCCCGTGATGGTATGGAACATTTGAAATCAGTTGAACAGGAGACTGGCACTTACATTCTGTATGACAGGCAAAGTCTGAATATTAAAGTCTTTGGGAGCACTGATAAGGTGGCTGCAGCGGAGGAAAAATTGGTTCGTGCACTTATACAGCTCCATGAGAAGAAGCCTCTTGAAGTTTGTCTCCGTGGCCAGAACCTCCCACCAAACTTGATGAAGGAAGTGATTAAAAAGTTTGGAGCTGATTTAGAAGGACTGAAGAGTGAGGTTCCTGCAGTAGATCTTCAGCTAAACACACGAAGACAGACACTTTATGTTCgaggcagcaaggaggacaagcAAAGGGTGGAAGAGATGATCTCTGAACTGATAGCCTCTAGTGACCATAATGCTCCACTGCCATCAAAGAATGCATGTCCTATTTGCCTGTGCGAGCTAGAAGATCCTTTTAAGCTTGAATCCTGTGGTCATATGTTTTGTTTGGCATGCTTGGTGGATCAGTGTGAATCTGCCATGAAATCGCAAGATGGCTTCCCTCTTTGTTGCCTCAAAAATGGGTGCAAGAAGCTCCTCCTCCTAGCTGATCTGAGGTCTCTTGTGCCTGACAAGCTGGACGAGTTGTTCAGGGCTTCCTTAAATGCATTTGTTGCATCTAGCGCAGGATTATACCGTTTCTGCCCCACACCTGACTGCACATCCATTTaccaagtagctgctgcaggtGCAGAAGACAAACCCTTTGTCTGTGGGGCTTGCTCTGTGGAGACCTGTACCAAGTGCCATCTCGAGTACCATCCTTTTATCTCTTGTGAGGCATACAAAGAGTACAAGGCAGACCCGGCGGATGCGACTCTGCTTCAATGGCGCAAAGGGAAGGAGAACGTAAAGAATTGCCCTAAGTGTGGATATACAATTGAGAAAGCTGAAGGTTGCAACCATGTTGAGTGCAGGTGTGGCTGCCACATTTGTTGGAATTGCTTGGAGAACTTCAAGAGCAGTGAGGAGTGTTATGGCCATCTCAGGTCTGTGCACTTATCCTATTAG